CGGTTACAATCATACACCAGCTATCTACGAGCCGATCAACATAAAAACCGAGATCATCGATAAGAATGATGTTAGCAAACCATTCGAGTTGACGAACGAAATGTTAGGCTTAAATGTTAGCAAAGAGAAGAAGAATGGACTGGACGAGAAGAGGAACTCGGCTGATACTCATTTCACTAGAGACACACATATGAGGATAATCCTGGGGAACAGTGGAGCTGGTGTTGGCAGGAGTGTAAAACACACTTCTGACCATACGCCTGCCAGGTAATCTTTTatcttataatttattatatttaaatattttatgtgaaatatattGCAAATCTATTTAGGAACACTTCGTGATAGTTGTTCAATCCTGTTACTTGCATGTTACAGACACAAAGTAATTGAAGTTTGGACAGTTATTATGATCATGCAGTTACTAATTTTATGAATGTAATTGAGTATAACGTAAGATTTTTTAGTTGAAAATAACAAgtcaaaataacaatttttcatttcagtgCAAGTAACGCAAAACCAAAGCGCAATGGTTTGGTATCCAACCCAGCCATGAGACTAGTAGCAGGTGTTAGAAATGGAATTGAGAATGCAACTAATAGGAATAAACCCATTACGACGCGAGTAAATGGATTTCAGTGGAAAGCAGAGGCACGAAAGGAAACACCTTTGTAGGGAAAGGTATTGAATCAGTTTTATTTTTAAGGTTCGCAGGAAACATCTTTTGATCATGAAACCAATGTGTCTTTACcttgaacaaatgtaaaaaaaaaaaacagaataaaTCATAGAAGCCTTAAGAAACTGTCATTGtataaacaaatagaacaatATATCTGTTGTATCTCTTACAATGCACCATATTATTTCATTATGCTTCATGAATATATACAGTTTCCATTGAATTGTACACTTAGAATTAGattctaaatatttttattccttttgtttcgtttgatttgtttgTCAATTTTCATTTAAAGATTGTTGTATGAGTTCTTAGGTTTCCTTTTTGTTTTGAAAGTTTAGTTGTAGTCTCGTGAAATGATATTACAATATCCGAATGATTAcacaatttataaaaaaatagatGTAGACAATCCTTATGCACTGTAATCGCAGTGTCCAATTTTGGAAGTGGTATCAGTAGATTATTTGTATTCCTTTTTACTAAATCATGACATTTTTGCATGGTCAAGAATAACTATGTATAACATTAGATTTTGCAATACAGTTCTACGCTTAGCAACAGTGAGTTTTGAAAgttttaattttctaatattttcagAATAACTGGTCTCACTAATCTATGTTTAAGTGTGTCTGTGTTGTGTCAAGTTTATGCAAATCAATAATTAATCGTTAAATGTAAGAATGTTTAATCGCGGCTGATTTCATCAGGGCAAATATCTAATCGCAATCTTAATTTCTGTGATATAGGTTGTGTTAACAGAAACACCTCAGCAGGACACTGGAATCCGTTACTGTGGCTGGCGAATCGTAATTACCAAAAAGCGAAAGtcaataaacaaatttttctctttttatttgAGCAAAATCAAATTACCTCACCTGAAAAAGTGAAGCACAAGAGAGAAAGGTCTATAAAGAACCCTGATTACAGAGGAAATTGAGTAATATACGGAATAAAAAACCAAATATTAAACAACATAGGAAAATATGTAGATTTAGATATGTAAACTTACGAAACATACTTTGTATAAATGTAACGTTAATAAATTTCTTTACTGATCTCACTAATAAACTTCATATAAACGACAGTGAACTAATTATTGGAACTTTAAGGATTAATAGTAATCATTTTACTGGAGATAATAGATTATTTGAGATTCTTTTTCTTCAGAAGACTGGATGCAGACGAAATGCATAATGTGATGTTTTAACGATTAACTTGGAAGACGATACAGAATTGTAAAgatatgtataaattatattaaatgatTAAAGATATATAGCATGGTAATGTGCGAACTCAGTTACAAATACGTAAGATTATGGCctgaaaatttaaagaaaaaaacgtgtgtaaatACACATCTTTCATGTATTGTGCACGaccatatttattatattgtaataggtgcaaaataaataaaagacaaaATATCAACACttatcgtttgtttatttgtttactattactactattactagATCCAGTCAAGTTAGTGACTACATCTACAATGTTATAAAAGAGTGTAAGTATATTCTCTGTAATAAGATATCTTACCGAAGGCAATATCCTGCATTTTTAAGAAATGGAATACTGGAATAAATACTTCACATTACAGTGAATACATATTAGATCATAGACTATCAGTTAGGAATAAACAAAAGATAAGAATTCTTATCGTTTGTAGGTATAAGATACTATAAGATCTTATATAATTAATACCCGTATAAAAGGAAATGGAACTTGATTTTCTTagcataaaatgaaaatctgtgGTACATTATACACATTAAATTTTATTCCTGTGACTTAAGAATAAATATGAAGGTGACAAAGATTCTGTTAAagcaaaaaataatattaaagacAATCCTTGGTGTGTGTGCTGGTATTATATTAGGTAGTATCCTTAAAAGTTTTACAGCTCAACCATGGTCAGAACGCAGCATTATGTATCTGAAGTTCCCTGGAGAACTATTTATGAGGTTGGTTAATTGTTTAATATTGCCTCTTCTAATATCTACTATTGTGAGTGCTACTTGTAATTTAAATAAGTCAGGTAAACacaaaataaatcaaataaatagtATATAACTTGTTTAAAAGAAGatataatatttactatataatttGAATTTATAGGTAAAATTGGATTAATGGTGTTGTACTATTACACAACGACAACAATACTTGGAATAACATTGAGTGTAATACTTGTTCAAACAATAAAGCCTGGAGAAATACTCAAAAATCAAAATATTGTGTCAGAAAATTCAACCCAACATTTCATGACAGTTGATACAATTTTAGATCTATTTCGgtactttatttataaattgaatacagataaattattttatatttttatctaaTTCTGTTTTATTGTATCACAGTAATTTGATCCCAGATAACTTAGTCAATGCATGTTTGAATCAGGTAATAGAATCGTTTATTCTGAATAATTGTTACTATTGAAATGTAACACTGATAAGTATATTGTTTTAGTATCAAACTGTGTTAGAAATACCAGAAAATAAGTCCGGTATGTTTGAGTAATAATAGAGGAAATTCCATCTTAAATAtagtgaaataatttttaaaatatctAAGTGTTTCAATATTGTTTCTTCTTGCAGTACCATTAGCTGAATGGCAAATAGATCATAGAAATGCGCCAGGAACAAATGTCTTAGGCTTAGTTTTTTTTAGTATAATGTTGGGTCTAGCCATTGGAAAAACAGATGAAAAAGGTGAacctttaaaacattttttccattcgttaTCAGAAGCAATGATAAAGATCATGAATTGGgcaataatgtaaatataattattattaatatattataaagagAAAACATGATTATTGTATAAGGGaatatttactttatttagGATAGTGCCAGTAAGTGTATTGTTTCTTATCTCTGCAAAAATTCTCGAAGTAAATGATTTTGGCAGTATAATACAACGATTAGGTGTTTATATGCTAACTGTATTTAGTGGTCTGATTATACAAGGCTTTATATTAATCCCCTGTGTGTATTTTATGTGCACACGACAATCTCCATACAAAATTGTATCTAAACTTGGACCAGCATTTGCTACTGCATTTGGAACATCATCGAGGTAATTAAttgatatataaaattatttttatttagaaaaatTATGAATTACTAAAAATTAAAGTTTAGTACAGCTACAGTTCCTATAACAATTGCATGCTTGGAAAGCATTGGAATACCTTCTAAAATAACTAAATTTATTGTTCCAATTGGTGCTACAATAAACATGGATGGCATAGCATTATACGAAAATATTGGTGCAATTTTCATAATTCAATTGCACGGATTACAATATTCACTATTCAGAATCATAATAATAAGGTATGTATTGTTACAAATATTGCCAAAAACATTTATAAGCACAACATGATTATTCTTATATGATTCTATTTGAGTAATAATTTTAGTATTACATGCACTGTGTCATGTATCGGTGCTGCTGGTCTACCTAGTGGTGGCTATGTAATGTTGATAATGGTACTCAATTCTGTGGGGGTTCCAGCAGAAGATGTTTCATTAATAATTGCAGTAGATTGGTTCGTGTAAGCATCTGTCgacatatataataatgtaacacTTAATTTAAGTATTCAACTGAAATATTACATTGCAGAGATCGTATAAGAACCACCATTAATATTATAGCCGATGCTTTGGGAGCTGGCATAATAAATCATTACTATAATCTAAGTAAAGAACCCTCTGTACCAGAAGAATTAGAATTATGTAACTCGAATtaatattgtacagtaatgtatgCATAAAACAGAAATAGGacattatttatactataataGGATATTGCTATTAAAAAGGCTTACATTAAATGGTTTTTGTTCGCATAGTTCTCTTTGTTTTTAAATCCTTTGGTTTAAGTTTACCTTTACACTATAATGACACTATAAATGGCgcgaatattttcaaaaaacAATTCCAATGTTAGAAAAAACAGTCTGACCAATTACTGATATCAGTTAAAATTTGAAACGGAGCAGGGCTGACCAAAAGGAAGACTTCTCATTGGTTCATTTTGTATTATACAGGCTAACCAACTTGAAGTAAAACAAACacaaaattttgttttataCGGGTTGTTCAAGTTGAaataaacaaagaaacaaaatttaaaaatcaatcactacatatgtaaataatcgaataaattgCTCTAATAACGAATATTTTGACGTatgcattttatttcattttaatcacTCCAATGATAACAAAAGTAAACTAAAGCATTACTAGAACAGAACTGAACATTTTAATGCTACATAGTTACAACATAAAATGCAAAAAAACAAGTTTTATAATGTTTACAATAATcagtttcaaaagaattttcaaCATACCATTGCGTATCTGCTATCAACGTGATCAACGATACAAACCTATAATTTTCATATCCTCAAATCGTGTGGTCTTGACATTCCACAGATGTATAACCAACGGTATCTAGTTCTTGAGTTAATATTTTTATCTATTGTTTAGGTTAGTAGATAAAAGAGATGAAAGTAGTTGCACACGAAAAGTTGGAAATGTTAACAAGCTcgataatatttgaaatatatgcAATTTCATAAATTGTTATTACACGTTTACCACAACTCGTATATCTACGTTGCATAAGATGTCACTTGCGATGTCTGATTCAAATAGTTTTGAAACTGTGTTCATGAGGTACAAATCAGTGACGCATGCGCGCTGACAATTAATTCTCGAAAAACGTCCGAGTTTCACCTCTGTAAGAATGCTCTGTATTAATGCCGATAAACTAACAAGCGCACCTAACCTAACGAACTGCTGCCAGCGACTCCTGTAATATTTTCTAGAAACTTTGGTTTCTATCTGTGTGAACGCTGTGTGTATAGGAGTGAGATTTCAGAATGGCGACTGTCTTTACTTAGGAGAGTACTTATTCCCGCCCAGATATTGTGTAATTAACGTGTGTCTTTGAACAGTTCCATGAGTTTTTTGTCACGAATTCACTGAAAATGATAATAGAGAATCCGGATCAATTCAAGGCGTGGCTGACTGCCGTCTTGGAGCCGCTGTAAGTAGGCCAGCTTGGCCGAGTAGAGTTTTAAGTGTATGtgtatgcatttgatgttgTAAATGGCCGTACATGTGCTATGCTTTATACCCCATGCAGATTTATATTTACGTGTGgtaaactcgtctgtttctaaATGATCTTTGATAGATCTCGGTGAATAACGATATCACACCAGATTTACATCATGGTTTTTGCTAACTACTATTCGGACAATAATATGCCAATCCACAATATATTTCTCGTGTATTTTGTATCCAACTTATTTCGTATAATTCTGGACAGCATATTTGATTTCGTTGCGTTTCTATTCAAGCCATCGGCTTTAAATGCATTTCCACAAATACTACAGATGCTAAATATACTTTATATCGTGACATTCTCACATAAATAACTTaatgatttattttataatgatTTGTTGACAGTAAcagttaattaatatttattattacttttaaataaatatatattaattgtattcGTTTATACAATACAGGAccttttttataaatattttaattgttaatagtTCATTAAATGAACATTCAATCAGAACAGTTAACCACATATGCAGTGCATCTTGTGTATAGTATTTAATGAtttcattattgaaattattatacaaataactTTAATGCTTAATTTGTTGTCATTTATTGATTTAACAAACTATCATTGCTTTTAGCAGATATCCTAAAAGTTATATGAGCAATATACTTCAAAAtagtaatttgaaataaatgtcAAATTTCAATAGCAAAAAACTTAGGACTATTGATTTATGTTCACAGTTGTGATGCTGATCCAGCTGCACTAGCAAAATATGTATATGCTCTCGTTAAGAAAGATAAAACATTGGAGGAATTGCGAGGTGGTATGGTAGAACAACTTGATGTCTTTTTACAACAAGGTATATTCACATTTAGTAAAAACAAGACAATAATGTTTGTGCGAACTAAAATTAAAGATTAGCATTCTATTATCTTTGTAGAAACCAAAAACTTTGTGGAGCTACTATTCAAAACATTAGAAACTCAAGAGTATATACTTCCACCTGCAAAAAATGATCCAGATGGCGGTGGGACGCCACCTGGTGTAAATCCACCACCACCTGCGTTAGCAATTGAGAAAATAGCTGAAAGTACAATTCCTGTTACATCTATCAATACAAATCCTCCTGTTCCACTCCAAATAAATGGATCTGCACCTATGCCAATCGGTAAACGTGAAACTAGGAAATCGGATTCTGAAAAAGTTGACAAAGAGAAGGAAAAACGTTCTCGAAGTCGGTAAGTTTCATTAATAGAGATATTAAATGATGTTATTGAATAGTTCGaaggaaaattattttttttcatgAAATTGTAGACAGTATAGAAGTTAATAGTATTGGCTTTCTTTTCCACATAGCTTTATTTAAAAAGTTATTGTATTAACGTAACTACAATGGCAAAGTCAATTGATATTGATTTCTATAAAGTTTGTAAATTcattaaaaagaaaatcattTTCCAAAATTTGACATAGTAACAGAAAAGCTCACAACAAATCCTTAACGTAAAGTTTATACTCCAGAAGTGGTCGAATGAGATCCAGGACAAGATCACGTTCACGTTCGTGGGAGAGAGATAGGCGTAGGTCTCGAAGTAGAGAACATATTCGTCGTGATAGGGAACGCGATAGGAGTCGACCATGGAGGAACGAATCACCACCAAACACAAGACGACATGACAGAAGGTTTTTACCGAAGTATTTTTACCAAATAATGAACTACTAGAACCAATGAATGGCCTTTACTCATCAAGTTTAATGCTTGATACAGACGGAGTAGAAGTCGTAGTACGTCACCTATACGACCGAGAATACGGGACGGCCCTGACAATCGTGATCATAGAGCACGATTTAGAAATAGGTCCCCAACTCCTCTTCGATCAAGATCACGATCAAGATCGTTAGATCGCAAGAAGATAGACCGTTCCGATAGGATGGATGTAGACAGATCAGATAGAATTGAGGGAAGTCCTGGTGGAGGTACTCCAACACAGGACAGTAATCATGGAGATGTAGACATGCGGTTATCTACTACTAGTCAGTCAATTCAAAGCGTCGTCGCTGTCGCTTCTAATGTACCAAATAGCCAACCAGGATTCCAGGCAAAGAGAAGGTGCAGAGATTTTGATGGTTTGTATTTAATTATTCTATACAATTATATTAGTGAAAAAGATACATCAGTATAAGTTCTCTAACTTATATTTCCAGAAAAAGGATACTGTATGAGAGGCGATCTGTGTCCTTATGATCATGGTACAGATCCAGTTGTATTAGAAGATGTAGCTTTAAGTCGCGTTTTGACTTTCGGTCCACATAGTGCGCAAGCACCAGGAACTGTACCTGTAACAGCAGTACCAGAACCACCTCAAGGACCTAATGGAAATGCTCCACCGCAACACCTCCCCCTTGCTAGTTTACCTCCACCTCATTTAAGAAATCAACACCACTCCAATATGGGTAAAAATCtcttaaattgcaattttttaagTCCTGCAGTGCGACGACTACTTTCTAACAATTTCTACAGATGCATTTGCAGAATATAATCCAGATGCACCAAGTATGGAACCTCGAATGCCATGGGGAAGACATCCCCAACCGGGACCTGGTATTTATGGAAGGGGGCAAAGAGAATTAATTAGCGTGCCAGTAATCCCACATACAAACTCGTCTGAAATCACGCATACTCAAACGAACCCTTTAAAGCGTAAACAAGCATTCGATTTCAATCGTCTTGGACCAAAACAGCGAGTGGTGCATAATCCAGCCAACTGTTCCCTAGAACTGAAAAAGGTTCCCCGTATCCTGAACAATATAACCCAATTGAATAATCATTTCTCGAAATTCGGTAAAATTGTAAATATCCAAGTTAATTTCGGTGGAGATCCGGAAGGGGCGTTGGTTACGTTCCAATTGCCAGCTGAAGCAAAAGCTGCATATAGAAGCACCGAGGCTGTGTTGAATAATAGATTTATCAAAGTGTTTTGGCACAACAATGTTAATAACAACGCAACTGGAGGCGCCATTGAAAATGTACCACCAGGTAAATtgatacattttttaatattatttagtaCTATATTATctaatattctatattgtttaggATGCCGTCCTTCCGTAAAAGAACGGTTAGGTGCTGCTGTAACTACATCAGCGAAAACCGAAGAGAATGAATATATTCCCACTCGTCGTTCAActgaagaacaacaagttacgcAAAGTTTGACCCCAACATCGCCAAAAACTACCACCGCTCCTACTAGAGAAGAAAAGGTTCTTGCAATAAAAAAGACTCAAGAAATTTTAGCAGCTAAGGAAACCCTAAAGAAGAAACAGGAAGAAAAACGTAAAGAGGCATTAAAATTAACAGCTGATTTACGTAAAAGGAAACAAGAACTGTTAGACAAGCATTTAATAGAAATACGAGCATTAATTGAAAAAGCTGAAAAGAATCCAGAACAAAAAGATGCCATTATGGCAACGATAAAGAACATGCAACAATCGATCGACAATTTACGCAAAGACCTAGCAGCGAATGGTCAAATTGGTGGAAATAAAACGCAAGTGAAATCAAGAGAACAAACTCAGAAAGAGATTTTAGACGCCGAATTAGACTTAATGACTGcacaacaagaaggacaagatgCCGGGGAGTTGCAAAAAAGACTAAACGAGCTGCGAGCTCAAGCTGCTGCGTTAGGTTTGAATGCTGGTCCAACTGTTGGTAGAGGTACAAGAGCAAGTAGAGTTATAAGAGGCGCCCATGCGGTATCATATAGGGGTCGTGGTAGAGGGAGTTTTACCCATGTTTCGGTAGATCATAGACCGACAAGTCTTCTAGTCTCTGGTTACGAAACCGAAGAAAAGGCTGAAGTTTTGACGCATTTTCAAGTAAGAATTAATTTACAACTTACTTCGTGCTTTGAAGAAGCACGAAATTTTCACATTGAAAatcgttgaaaattttatccgtGTTCACGTGTTACGTCAATTGTGTTTCAGCAATTTGGAGAAATAGTGAATCAAATAGTAGATGATGCAACGCCTTCAATTGTGATCAATTTCAAGTCAAGAAAAGAAGCCGAGGTAGCTTTAGTAAAGGGACGCACATTTCAGGATAGATTACTTTCTATTACATGGGTCTCTGGGCAACACTTACACCGTGGCGGTGGTGGTAGTAATGCAAACTCATCTGTACAACTTTCTTCGCGTTCTGAACAAGCACCGCCTACCACTGATGAAGAAATTGATTTAGAAGTAAGCTTTTAAAAATCTATGAGGCAGAGGAAGATTATAGGCATTTCCTGATACAATAATCCTTTTTTTACTTTATTGTTCAAtagtatatttaaaataattagctTCAGTTTTAAGATCTAGATGTACAGGGTCTTTACTTTTTCTTTACGGAATTAGATAAAACAAAAGGTGCTTATAAATAACAAATTTCCACTCATGATAGGGTAACGCAGAAGCATTACTTCTCGAAGAAAACGAAGAGGAGGAGGATGAAGATGGCGAATCCCGAAGCTGGCGGCGATAGCAGCGTGATATGGGCAAATCAATACATGATGATCAGCGCCTGCGCCACTGCTGCACCATCGTTTGATGCATTAAATGCCATGATTTTCACGAAAGAGTCAGGTTACAAGCTCATACACGTTATCATGAGTGTTACACtatttgttaatattattaaatatatgcgTGTTCGCATTATGAcggtataaaaaaaagaaagtataTACCGTGCCGAATTGCGCGTCGCAAAATAGAAAACTGATATGCAAGTTtccaacaacaacaaaacacaAAATTAACCAAATTTATCCCATTATTTGTAGAATAAAATCGCTATGTTTTGTATGGGAAACATCTTATTCTGAATTCAAAGTCCTTTTTCTTTTATGGTAGAACTATGACAAATTGTCTCTTGTTATTTCTTTCAAGGATATAAATCTACGATAAACAGTAGCCAGACTTTTAGGAATAAGTAGAATACTTATAATTTTCAGAAGTTTTACAATCGAAAGTGAGGAAACTATATTTATAACTTGTAAGATAcaaatacaatttattataataattattatataagataATAGCGTACATCGCTTCGAAGTAGTGtaattttttttggtttttctttctcttttttctacTTTTACTTGATGTACTATTTAAAGATTGTTCCTGTAATGATGTACAGTGTAATGTATAATAGTCATGATTTCCTTTTATCAAATGTCAATGAACGCTAAGTTGATTAGAATTGAAAAAAACAAAGCTTATTCGTGCATAATTTTACGCTAGTTGTTTTAATATACACTGAGAAAAATGATATACATATAGTTGTAACATAAAAATTCTTAATATTAGTTTCCAAGGTAAGTATTAAATTTTGCAATAACCGTGGCACGTATACATTTTTACGTGAATCGTAGAGAAAAGAAAATCACAGACTATGTTTTAACGCCTTCGGCATTTCATTATACATATGAATAAACTTATTTGATACATTTTGAAAATAACTTGGAGTAAACACCTACCCAGTATTCTGTTAAGTGTTCCACTTTTTAAAGACTTCAAAATCTTGATCTGTTTTAGTAAGAATTTTCGTCTTGTCTTCTTCAATTTGGAATTTTGATACTAGCTTCTAAGGCAACTGTGCAGTGTAATAaatgaaattatgaaaatataactttttttataatattggaTGCTATGGAACTGTATTTTAAAAAGACTCTGTATGAATGAAGTtcaaacgatttatttgttatattaaacagaaataaatagaaattatttcatAGAAATCCTGTCAATTTTTTGTTCAAAATTCTGTTTATTACTTCATGATTTACTAACACATGATGAAACACTAAATGTCTTCTATTTGAAATTGCTATAAGGAATAACGTTAACTTTTAGTATTGATTCTAAGAGTAATATAGTTACACATCAACTAAAACATCAATGTTGAAAACTAAATACAAAACATGCACTCAATTTTAACAGAAAACAAAAGAAATGAACATGAAGTTATTTATATTACCCACATAACATATTATGGGGACAGCCAACTAGCTAACAAACTACCTAACAATAATTGTGCAACTGGTAGAATAGACAATGGTAAGTTCACTGCTGGACCATGAGCTGAACCATGGTAAGCACCACGTAAAACCCAGCTGCCAAGACCAACTGACTTGTGAGTACTCGTAAAAAGTGCAGCTAGTAAGATGTCCCGAGGTAACCATCGAGAGCACAATATCCAACACAAGCAGCTAACAAATAGTTGTCCCACGCAAGCTTGAACATAAAAAGATACTAACACTATAATGAACTGGCGGATACATGCATGAAATTATTGAACTTCTATATCAGATAAACTAAAAAGATAAttcatttttatacaaaataatcgacactattaaaattattgtagcAAGTAATTCAAAATTTTAACTTTTTCTTTGTTTATAAATTTTTGGACATTGTTGagatataaaataaagtaagaagaattctaaagttagtttaaaatacCCTTTCAACAATATTTCATCAAGTTTTAATCAAATAAAATCATGCGACAGAATTATACTGCATTGTTCACAACATTTTACATTGAATAATTATCTTGTATATATAAAACAAACATGTTACAAAAAATAACATTAACAGACTCACCAATTACAATGCATGATAACACATCACTGGCTTGCAGGGATGACGCGTCCACTGAAACAGCATCACAGAACCAGTGATATGCTGTAGCCAATAACAATCCTTGAGAAAACCATGGAGATTTAATTTTAAAACAGAAatcatattttaaaatatatacttgGACTGCAATACCAATGGCTAATGGTATAATTGTACTGTAAATAGTTTCTTTGACATTTACACCAACTAAGGGAGGTGTAGATGCTCCTAGCTGTAAcagaaataacattttttactTAAGTAATCAATGTAAACAGAAATTTTGAACTTAATTATAAAAtgtgtaataataatttaccaCAAAGTACAATAGTACAGGAGAGATAAACAATCCTCCAAAATGAGAAACTAAAGTTATTACAATACTTGTTGATAAGTCTGCTTGTGCTAATCGACATAAAACAATGCTTGTATTAAATGGAGGTGGCATACAGTAAAGTACCTGAAAATAGAAATTCACAATAATCTATGTATTTCAAAttgaatataatgtaatactATTAAGAggatatttttgtttatttacttCCATTCCTTTCAGTAGCCACACATTGACATTTGCATAAGTTAATAGGCACACTCCCAATCTCATCA
This genomic stretch from Megalopta genalis isolate 19385.01 chromosome 5, iyMegGena1_principal, whole genome shotgun sequence harbors:
- the LOC117223984 gene encoding sodium/bile acid cotransporter 7-B isoform X1 codes for the protein MYLKLPQEGQQRKRHNELLYRYGYFLSMLLCMIFASIRPHLGKTNGVFNGNIIIRYFAVPLTYLEAGLICDPKSLYLTLSNAPLLIFTMTFIYVLMPFLMRLGVCLLTYANVNVWLLKGMEVLYCMPPPFNTSIVLCRLAQADLSTSIVITLVSHFGGLFISPVLLYFVLGASTPPLVGVNVKETIYSTIIPLAIGIAVQVYILKYDFCFKIKSPWFSQGLLLATAYHWFCDAVSVDASSLQASDVLSCIVIVSFYVQACVGQLFVSCLCWILCSRWLPRDILLAALFTSTHKSVGLGSWVLRGAYHGSAHGPAVNLPLSILPVAQLLLGSLLASWLSP
- the LOC117223984 gene encoding sodium/bile acid cotransporter 7 isoform X2 — protein: MYLKLPQEGQQRKRHNELLYRYGYFLSMLLCMIFASIRPHLGVFNGNIIIRYFAVPLTYLEAGLICDPKSLYLTLSNAPLLIFTMTFIYVLMPFLMRLGVCLLTYANVNVWLLKGMEVLYCMPPPFNTSIVLCRLAQADLSTSIVITLVSHFGGLFISPVLLYFVLGASTPPLVGVNVKETIYSTIIPLAIGIAVQVYILKYDFCFKIKSPWFSQGLLLATAYHWFCDAVSVDASSLQASDVLSCIVIVSFYVQACVGQLFVSCLCWILCSRWLPRDILLAALFTSTHKSVGLGSWVLRGAYHGSAHGPAVNLPLSILPVAQLLLGSLLASWLSP
- the LOC117223984 gene encoding sodium/bile acid cotransporter 7 isoform X3 gives rise to the protein MYLKLPQEGQQRKRHNELLYRYGYFLSMLLCMIFASIRPHLGKTNGVFNGNIIIRYFAVPLTYLEAGLICDPKSLYLTLSNAPLLIFTMTFIYVLMPFLMRLGVCLLTYANVNVWLLKGMEVLYCMPPPFNTSIVLCRLAQADLSTSIVITLVSHFGGLFISPVLLYFVLGASTPPLVGVNVKETIYSTIIPLAIGIAVQVYILKYDFCFKIKSPWFSQGLLLATAYHWFCDAVSVDASSLQASDVLSCIVIACVGQLFVSCLCWILCSRWLPRDILLAALFTSTHKSVGLGSWVLRGAYHGSAHGPAVNLPLSILPVAQLLLGSLLASWLSP